In Equus quagga isolate Etosha38 chromosome 14, UCLA_HA_Equagga_1.0, whole genome shotgun sequence, one DNA window encodes the following:
- the LOC124225501 gene encoding olfactory receptor 51I2-like, whose translation PPIRLPDFLIMAAVQADPALHEPMYLFLSMLSVTEVGVSVSKLPSVMGILWFDARQIDFDGCLSQMFFIHTFSCMESGVLLAMSYDRFVAIYNPLRYIAILTPPHIISMGLGISLKSVTLMAPLPILLRQLPYCHINVLSHSYCLHSDLIQLPCADTKLNSILGLAIVLATFGLDSLLIMVSYILILHTVLGIASREGRQKALNTCVSHIYAVLVYYVPMIGVSVMHRAAKHASPLVHTLMSSIYLFVPPVLNPIIYSVKTKPIQQGIATLFSCKRQLL comes from the coding sequence CCTCCTATCCGTCTTCCTGACTTCCTCATCATGGCAGCAGTGCAGGCAGACCCCGCCCTACATGAACCCATGTACTTGTTCCTCTCCATGTTGTCTGTCACTGAGGTGGGTGTTTCTGTGTCTAAACTGCCCAGTGTCATGGGCATTCTCTGGTTTGATGCCCGCCAGATTGACTTTGATGGCTGCCTGTCCCAGATGTTCTTCATTCATACCTTCTCTTGCATGGAGTCAGGGGTCCTGTTGGCCATGAGTTATGACCGCTTTGTAGCCATCTACAATCCACTACGCTATATAGCCATCCTGACCCCACCCCATATCATCTCCATGGGACTGGGCATTTCACTGAAGAGTGTGACACTCATGGCCCCTCTTCCAATCCTTTTGAGGCAACTACCCTATTGCCACATTAATGTCCTCTCCCACTCCTACTGCCTCCACTCAGACCTGATCCAGCTGCCTTGTGCTGATACTAAGCTCAATAGCATCCTGGGTTTGGCCATTGTCCTGGCCACTTTTGGACTAGACTCACTGCTCATCATGGTCTCTTATATCCTGATTCTTCACACAGTGCTGGGCATCGCTTCTAGGGAGGGACGGCAGAAGGCTCTCAATACATGTGTGTCACACATCTATGCAGTGCTTGTGTACTATGTGCCTATGATTGGTGTCTCTGTGATGCATCGCGCTGCCAAGCATGCCTCACCTCTGGTTCACACGCTCATGTCTAGCATCTACCTCTTTGTGCCTCCTGTGCTCAACCCCATCATCTACAGCGTCAAGACAAAGCCAATCCAACAGGGAATTGCCACACTGTTTTCTTGCAAGAGACAATTGCTCTAA